The region AGAAACGGGTAAACAAAAGTGGCAATGACAGTAAGTTGCAAATCTAGGAATAAAGTTGTTGAGGAGAAAGTAACGCGAGACTTTCAAAATAGTAATCATTAACGTTACCAcagaaaaattaaaagaaatgacTATATGAGAAGAATCTGAAGTGAGCAAGAAGAAATTAAGAAATTTAAATCAGAAACttaggttggggggggggggggggggttaactgTTCATTTGTGAGAGTTCATGGTCAGACTTTTGAGATGGCACAGCAAAAGAGATTAATATTTGATGAGCAGGGGAAACTCTTGGAATTCAATTACTGTCCGAAAAGTGACAGATTTTGACCTGGAAGATGACGAGGAAGAGGTTCTTCTGCTCGCTCTGGGCCGACTCCACCTTCTCCTGCAGCTTCTCGATCTGTTCCTCCAGCTGAACCTCCTCGTCCTCGCTGTTCTTCTCCATGTCTTCTTCGTCCCCGCTGTCCCTCGGCTGCTCGACGTAAGCAGACAGGTAGACAGACTTATGTTGAAATCCACCCACAAATCTTTTGTGAGTAGTAACGGAGATGCAACAAGTTGGGAAACGAGTGTGAAGTTTGACACGTCTACCAATATCCCACTGCTGAGACAAAATAACCTTGGTGTCAGAGGCCTGTTGATATCTGAGCACCTGCAAATAAACTCAACATTAAGAACCGAGATGTCTGCAAATCTAAAGACTTGTGAAGAGACTACTGATACAAAACACACAATGTGTTATATGAGACGTATTCCATATGAAATCTCTTGTATTATGTCTATAATAGAGGCTGGTGCCTATGCTGTTGATGTGCAAGTGTTGATACCAAAACTCAGCAACACTGTTGTTTAATGTTGATACTAAAACTCAAAAACAATGTTGGGGAATGCTGAATGTTGATTAGGAAACACATAAATATGAGATGGAGTTTCAATCTTGAGGGCACACCGGGGATAGAGCGCTAAGCTGCAGCAACAGGTACTTCATTAACTCGATCTTATACAATGGATCTCCTAAACTGGGCCTTCAGAGCAATCGATCAGACCATCTTCACTCAACGTCCAGGAACTGGGGAGCCACAATGCCCCTCGCGGGACCTCTCTCACAGGGTACACAATGGATGCCTGGAGCAAGTGACGCGTCATGTGCCTTGACGTGTTGTACCTCTCCATCGCCATCGGCTGGCTCTCTCCAACCCTCATGGGGCTGTACATCTACCATAAGCTGAAGGAAATGACCTTGGAAAACAACCAGAGGGGTGGAAGCAGAGAGCCCAGAGAGATGAAGACAATGCTCCATCATGGTCAAGCTAAGGAGGCCAGCATGGGAGACGAATAGCAGCGATCGGTCGGTCGGTGCAAGTGCCGCCTGGTACTGGGGACAGTGCCCGTGGTGCCTGCAAGATTGTGACtccaaattaaaattgactaacTTGTACCCTCTTGTTTTGTTGCTTCTCTAGTTTGTCCTTGGCCTCTTCCAGCTCTGTCTGGATCTTCTGGACGTGTTTGTTCATTTTCCGGATGGTCGAGTGCAAAATCTCCCATATGTAAAGTCTGGGTCAGATGAAAAAGAGAATGTAGACCATCTCGTTTGTGGACGTGGATGAAAAAGTAGACTCAGTACATACCTGGTGAACTCGTGAGCCATGTCCTGAGAGAAAAGCCAGTTGGCCACAGCAGCGCAGTCCACAATCTGCGTGCGGATCATTTTATCCACCAGCACTGCGATCATCTAAAAGGATTCAAATGTTCCAAAACGTGAGCCGACAACCAGCAGACTGACATTTCCTGCTCATTGAAGGGTAGGGGCTGGGGCAGGTTTGCGTCCTACCTGTGGGTGGTTCTTCCACGCCTGGTAGACCACCTTGAGAATGTGCAGTTTGCCTTCGTCACTATCTGTGAGATTCTTCAAGATCTCGTGAAACCTGCAGGCAAGACCAGCATATATCTATTATTAGTGGGTTCACTTTGGAAAATAGCTAAAACGACAGTAAACCCCCACTATTGGGGGTTAGGTGGTGTCTGTAGATTGTACACTGATCTCGTTGAGTGGATCAAAACCGTTCCATGTTTTACATCATATGCAAAGTTGGTGATCGACTATTGTCAAATCTGAGCAATGTTTCAATGAGGTCATTGATCATTTTTACGAAATAAGACAATGGAGAAAACAACCGGGTTCATCCACGCGTATTCCTTTAACAATTTGCTTACACACACTGCATAATGACAGCTGTTACATATTCTGACTTTGTCAAGTGAGGTAACCAAATTCCAAAAAGCTCTCATGTAACATGAACACCCAGACTTTGAGCATTATTGATTAAGTGGCACGTTTTCAAGGCTCTGGGGTGAACTTACTTGCCAAGGGCGCTGAACGAATGGCTGAATGATTTGGCGGCCAGGTGAAGAAGGGTCTGCAAGAAGACGTCCACCTTCAGCGGATTAAAACTCTCGCCTTCGTCTGCCAGGAGACAAAGAAGCGTAAATGTCCAATATTTACGTTCATGGGCCTAAATCATGACAGTGTAAAAGATGTTAAATAACTTAAAAAAACTAACAACCGTCGTCGTCATCCTGGTTGGGGTTGGGCACGTCTTTGAGGATAGTGAGAATCTCCTCATTGGATGCTCGGTTCTTGATGGCGTTGCAGACGATGATTGAGATGGGGTAACCCGGCAACAGTGCTGAGACATAAAAATGTGGATATAACCTTTTTCAGATCTTTTGGCCGTTTCTAAACAACGACAAAAAGGCTTACAAGCATTTTCGGTCTCATATTTGTAAACGAAGATAGGGTCGGCTGGAATGAGAGCGGCGAAGGTGGGCGGGACAATTTCCACAATTCTCTGGTGGTAGGACAACCTGCGTAACGCACATTCATccattcacagaaaaaaaagacatgttaTATATTTACATCATAAAGTAGACACCTCAAAAGCACcatatttacatatttaatATACTTGAGAATTACAAAAATGTATCTTATCTAAACTATACTTAcattaaaatatacatataatataCACAAATTACAACTGTCACAAAAGCTATGAAATGTTCTCCTTTTCCTTTACAGCAAGGATATCCAAACTATGGCCCACAGGCCCATTTTGGGGGTGACGTCatagtgcctccccagtcatgaacctcaccgcacctCACTGGTATCTAGTATATGCATCTATTGCACCCCAATGACACCATATTTAATGGCCTCTTATGTAACACATTTGTATTACATTTGTATTTAATCACGGGGAAATAATTCCATACCTCATAGACTTCTCCAGAACCTCTTTGACAAATTTGGGTTTGGGTTTCTCCAGATCCAATGTCAAACAGTCAGCCCTTCACAAAATCGACACAACAAAGGGTCAATCGAGCCTGCTGACGATAAATATTCAGATTTTATATTTAGAAGCTTCGCTGCTCACCAGTCATCCCAGCTCCATCGAAACTGGAAGTTGCTCAAATGGTGGGAGAACCAGTTGATTAGTCTGAAACCAAGATAAGGGCCAGGGTAAGTGTGGCCCTTCATCGCAGCGGAGGAAAAGACGCATTACCTGTCGATACAGGTGGTGTTCATAGTGTCCAGTCGCATATAGAGCATCTCTGTGGCTTGAGCCAACTGAGGTGCTGAGTTAAAGAAACATTCAATGTCCATTCAGTATTTCGAGGCCCAGCATCTATCATACCAATATTTCAGGCTCATTTCACGGAAATTCCTTGGGGTTGTTGGTTCAAGAACAAATCTTGAAAATGGATATCAAGTGGCACTTTCAACCAAAGGTAGACTTGGTGGGCCAGCCAATCATGACTGAGAACATATGTGGCAGAATTTGACTTTGAAAGTAGAAACAAAAGATTGGCCATTTCCTGTCAAATGCACCAGTCGGCCTCAAATtgggtaaacaaacaaaaaaaaaaatagacaggaTTCTTGCCCATATGAGAGTAATTCAGAAttgattattaaaaacaatgtcatttcttttctaaTACAGGTTAGGATACAACTTGTGGTAGTGAGCCTGGCTGCAGTTTACACAGTTCAATCAGCAGCGACGTGTACATTACATCAATGTGAGGCGGAGAGGGCAGCTGAAAAAGTTCTCCAAAAATCACCTGAAGGTGGAAGGAGAATATTGTCAAAATATGGGTTACATATGATTTTGTTAATTATAGCAAAGAAATAAGCACACCTCCACAATGTGATAGTTGAGCGGGATCTTATTTTTGCCGGGGTAGCTGAGCAACTGAGCGGCGCTGTAATGTAAACAACAAGTAAAGTTTTTTTGTGTATACAAGGATGCCTTGCCTGATGAGAAACATTTTTATGACCATAGTTCCAAAAACTTCAAAACATAGTATTTTCCTATTAAAATAACAGAAAATTCAATTAATCTGTTCCAACCAAATGAAAAGCTCCAATGAAAAATTATAGATGAACTATGGATAGAGCTTTACCAAGTTCTGCGTTCTTTCCAGTGAGTCTTCATGATGCAGTGCAAGTTCTCTTCGATGACATACCGCTCCACAGAATGACTGCCGGGCATGACCGGACCCTGATAGCAACATACAGTGGTCACAAGATAACAATACATGAATAATAAACACATAATAAAGAGAGCATTTGACAACTAAGACAGTAGGGCacagttataaaaaaataaaaaataataataaagtaaaaattAATAATGGAcctatttcatttttaatgcaCCACTAAGAGAGGTTCCCAACAGACTGTGAAAAGGTCTTAAGTGGCTATGGACTGATGTGACCTCGAATAGTGTGGATGGTGTGAAATGGTGTCAGCAATGCTGTggggcaaaaaaataataatttgcgccgagcactttttttgtGATTGATGTGGTCATGTTCATCAACTTAACAAAACAGGCCAACTAAAATACATGTcatatttattgcttaaaaaaaGTATTGTCCCGAGTCTTAACAAAAAGACGCTACTCAAAATTACTCCTCAAATGAAGTCATTGATTAGCTAAATTGAATTAATTGCAAGAGCCTTGACCTGTGATTATTATCTCAGGGTGCAGCAGTCATGTGCCAAAATGGTTTACCTCGGGTGCGTCCGTGTAGTCGAACATGCGGAAGATGATGCGGGGCATGGGGTACTGTGCGTTGGGCATGTGTCCTGGCGGCGTGAAGGGCGGCAGGTTATGCTGCAGAGCCTCGCACAGCACGCTGTCAAAGGCGATGTATGGACGCAGGATATGACGCTCCTGCCAGCGGTCCTTCTTCAGCTTCTGGATCTGTGCCCAAAGGCAGTCCAGGTACTGCCAGGACACATATTCTGGGTTAGGGttgagatttgtttttatttaattgtctTAGTTGTCAATTTCTCACCTCTTCTTGAGGGTGGGGCTTCTCAGCAGTCCACACCTGAAGCATTGGGAGATGAGTCTTAACTCGCCTCCTGAAAAGAACAGGAAGAAGATGAACCCTCAGTCGTCAATGTCTCATGAACGTAACAAGCAGGGACCATTTATGGTGAAAATAGAAGGTTAGTAAAGCATCCTAGGAACAatgatgaaaaataaattaatcctACGACATTAGTCAGCCACAATTATTTAAggatttaaacaaaaaaagtaacCTCACCAGAACAGATTTTAGACAAAGTTAACATTGACGAAATCGGAATGAAATCAGACAAACAATGTCATATTTCCCAAAAAGAAAACTATTAGTTTCCACAAAAAAAGTTATAATCTTGGAACAATTGTGCATTTAGGAGTAAAAATTGATAAGTAAATAATAATTGTAAATAGTAATTGCAAATAGtaaataattgtgaaaataAGTGATCTTGTGAATATACATCTACCTTCTACCCGAGTTTCAAAAAGTAATATTGCATAGAACTATATATTTTCAGCTAGCACAGTTAGGACTTTTTGTAGTTTTGTAAGAGATGCACTCTTATCATAACTAAGTTGTGTTAAGgtgttttcatttgaatttttaaAACTATCTTAATCTTGCAAGACTAGAGGTGATGTTTAAAAGAATTCTGAGTCAGTCAATTAAACAAATATGAATTCAAATATTCTTATGAGCTTGGAGTCCCATTTCAAAGTAAAAGCAAGTAATTTTGTGGTTAAGTCATATTTTGTTAGAAACCGTAGAAAATAAAGTCACACTTGGATTAACAttctatttgttccattattcaTAGCCTAAAGAAAATAGATTTAATTCTGGAAAATGGTTCATAAgtttctaagaaaaaaaaaccccgtcaAGCTGTTAAGGGTGACGTGAGTTTTGTTCAAGTCAAGTCCTACTTGAGGTAGCCTTCAATCTGGCTGAGGAGTCGGTCCATCTCCACATCCTTCTTCTCATAAAGTTCCTTGCCCACCCATGGCAGGCAGGACAGCACCACGTACACAAACCAATCCGATCGAACCTTTGCATCCAAAGACACAAGAACCACTTTATGACACCTTATCAAGTGTGTGTGATAACTCAAATGAAAATACCTGTGGCACATCTTCCTCCTGCATAACACTGACAAAGTTCTCAAACATGGCCACCATGGATGGAGCGGCAATCACGTGGCAGTTGACCAAGTCGGACAGGAAGCGCACCTAAACGAGACATGTTAATAGCACAAAAAGACTGCAGCTGTGGTGGTGTGTTGCACTAGTTTACCAAGTAAACGGCCTCGTTGTAGAGGTTGTTCTTCAGAGTCTCTTTCAGCTGCCGGATCATGGCCTCCACAAACTCGCCGCCAAAGTTGTAGTTCCTGGCGTTGAGGAGGCCCACTAGCGTCGTGTACACAGTCAGCTTCTCGGGGAGGAGGCGAGCCCTGCCGATGCGACACAGTTAATTACAGCCACTAcactaagtgtgtgtgtgtgcgtgcgtttgcgACTGCGTGTGAGATGAGTCGTTTGACTTACACTGAACATAAAATGCgaaggattttgtttttgtagttAGGAAGGTCAGCCTCCAGCACGCCGGCGAGCCCTTCCAGGTTGCTCTCTAAGGACGACTTGCTCTGTCCAAACAAACATTAAAACACAATTGTTGCTTGTTATTTGGAATCTTATCGAATGCTAAAAGTCTCAGTAAATATGTTAAGTTTGCATAACCGCTTTGCAAATATCCCCTTGACGTGCAACATGGCTTTCAGTACAATAGAGTTACCTTTTCTCCCACATTGCATATCAAAGACTCCAGGCTGTCTTCAATATCGGTGGCCTCGGAGGTTCTCCTCCTCTTGTGATCCTGGCCTTCTGTTGATTCCACATTGGAGAAGCCAAAATGATCATAGCTGTTAGTGTTAACAGTGTGGCAGTCACCAAGTTCAATTGTGTCTCAGTGTGAGAAATACTGCCGTATTTTTGACGTGCTTAGTTGTAAGCGATTGACCTTTAAGCAGGGCTGCACAATACATCgaaaaaatatcaatattgAAATAGTTTTTGGATATATTGTGCAGCCCTACTTAAACCTGTGCAATGTGCCTATCTCAAAAACATGCATCTTTTTAATGGGATTGTATGCTTTTATCTGGACTGGACTAGGCTAGTTAGACGCAAACCTATATGTGGATTGCCATCCAATAGTTGAACATCATCAAGGTTACTTCCAATTATCTAAGAATGCATTTAGATTGGTTATTTtccagcataaaaaaaataaatccctgGATAGTAAAAATGCAATTTCCCCCCAAATTTACGTTAACTATTGTAATAAGGTCGATATTGCAATATTCAACAGCCATATCACATATCGCATGTTTTTTCGCACAACCTTATTTTTAAGAGTAATGTTGTAAAATTAGTTTAGATTATTTGAGACATAAGATCATACTTTCGGATATATTTAGGTTTTGAATATGAGGCAATTCTAAACATTTATTTTGGGGGCGTGGCGGCTACTACTGGCGAGTTCTGTCCCTCGCAGTGTTGACTGGAATTtcatacaaaacaaacacgCTCATTTCATTTTCGTATTTGAATATAGACAATTTCTACTTGAAGCTATGACCAAAAAGTATTTTACTGCACGATTGTTTCtttctagtgtgtgtgtgtttcagtctgtgtgtgtgcgcgtgtgttttaaaatgacaaaagggtAAATAAACATGTCTGCCTCTGGTACTCGATGCTACCGCAAAAGCTAAAAACATTCCCCATGAACGAAACATATATGACAGTATTGTAACTATGCAAATACATTAGTGGTCAAAAATAAGAACGAACGATTACGTTTTAAGAATATTTCATTTCCTCTCCAATACAGTTTACAAAAGAAATGTGCAGCGAGAAGCAGAGTTAACCAATCCAATTGGTTACTTGCGACTGGCCGCAATACATTTGCCCCAACGTGCAAAAACGACTACGTAAAAGTCCAACTTACCGTCATAGGAGTCGCTATGTCGTCTCCTGGACATGTTTTAATCCGTTTTGCCTTGAGGAGTGAGCGAAAAAGATACAAACTAATGTGGCCTAAAACGGAAAATAGCGCCTTTTCATGTATAAATTCAACTCGCAGGTAACGTGCGACAAACGACCTAGCTTAGCCGCCGGCCCATTCAAGCAAGACACACTTCCGGTAACGAGAGTCAAGTTTTTTTGGTTGTGAAAATAGCTATTAAATGGATAATAATTGACTTTAGTTCTTTATATAGTAAGGTAGGACTAATACTATTGTAAATAGATGATacctcaataaaaataaaaatccgtaAGAAAAAGGGGCCCATTTAAGTGGAGCACATATAAAATCAATTGGTGCAACCGCCTTTTCCTTCCTCTTTGTTGCACGGACTTACTATTTCAAATGACTTGTTGGCGCTGAGCTTTGACGGCGAAGGTTACGAGTCTACGACAAATGTTACATTTTCTGTTGCtattttgatattatttttaGAGTAAAATCCTAACTATATCCAACTTGTTCCCATTTTTTATTTCGTTGGGCCTAACGCTTAAAATGTTATGTATGCTATTGTCGAACATGTTTCAACGTGAATAATATAATTCCTTGATCAAAAAAGGTATgtgttaaaattaaataaaaattaaattaacaagttgTTCATCGGGCCCATTCAAGTGAGACGCACAACTAAAGTGCAACCAACTATTCCGTCCGTCCTGTCAAGTCGGAGATTGTCTAGCGACAAGAGCTACTAAGAAAATAAACATGACTTTAGTCTGTTCTGAGTTTCTAGCCTGGGATCTAGAAAATGCGTGTGCGCCTACTAACGTAATGAAAGAGGAGAAACAGCTCTGTGCGTCGCTAAGAAAATTCTACAATCTAAACAAAAGGAAGGTGAGTAGGGAAACGTGTTAAATCTCTACGTTTTATGCAAGTCCCAAGTTACTGGGGCAGAAATCAAGCAAATTAAGTCAACTCTTCACATTTTCGTAAATTGAACTGCAAACAGTGTATTATGGAAGCTGCTAAAGAGACTTGATGAAGATACAAAAGACAAAGAAATATAGTGAGAACTATTAGCGATTTGTCAAAAGTTTTAAACTATAAGTATACTGTAAACTACCCTTTAATATCGTTTCAAACTCATATACAGCATTACCTTAAAAGTACGGATTTGATTTGGAAAATAATGCCCTGTGGTTGGCATGTAAATGTCATGCAGCAAAGTCTCTCTGTAACTTTCTCTAACAACTCGGCTGAACTTAGCTCCTCAATCGACATACTATGTTAGCCTCAGAGTTAAGCTGTGTCACTGAAATATCACTGAAATTGTGTCCTATACGTATAATACGATACTTACTTGACACACTACTAGCCAGAGTGTTGCGCCATCTTGTGGAGGATGAATTCCCCAGAAATATTCATGAAGAGGTAAGCGCGTGCGTATAGGTGGAGATTTATTGTGCAGTGTGGTCACCAAAGAGCCATTTTGTCTCTGTCTTTTTCAGTCCTTTGGTGCCTTTGTAGCATCCAAGCAGGAAACAAGTCCAGATCCGAGGGGGAGTCCATCCTGGAGCTGCTGTGGTCGCACCTTTGCTGAGCATGCTGCCATTCACCAGCATGTCGCCAGAATGCATGCTGGTGAAATCCAACGGATGGCAATGGCCCAGTATGAGCACACGCTTAACCAAAAGCAAGAGGAAAAAGACGATGCCAAACTGCGTGATGAAAGTTTGTCCGTGGACGTCACTGCGTGGATGCCAGATGTTAGTCACATCCCAAAGGAGCAGTTTGAGAAGTAGCCACATTTTCAGCTGTTTTATATGCAACTTTTGTCTCAGTTTAACCCCATTCTTTTTCTTCTGCCCAGAGGTCCTGGCAAAGTTCTCCTTTACTATCGTTACTGCCGCGTCGAGAAGCCACACGTTGTCTGCGCTTGGCAGAGAGCTTTATGCCAGCGCCTCCATTTAACTGGCAAGGTACAGAGCCATCAAAGTTAAATGCAATGGTGGTAAACCTAAGTGCATTTTCAGGTATCAGAACTTTACTTGAGTTTTTGTTCTTCTGACGGAACaaacttttgttttcattggtGCCACGTTATCGAAATATTCTGTACAATGGTGACCTGAGATAGAAGTGACTCGACTTTTCTTGCTTGGACTTGCGAGCGCAAACTTCAGATACGAGAGTACTCTTTTCACCTCCGGCAAAATGTTCCTTAAAACCAAATATGTGTTGTCCTTCAGGTGAGGGTGGCCACAGAGGGCATCAACGGAACAGTAGGGGGCACCCGGATCGCCACTGAGCTCTACGTGGACGCATTGTGCTCACATCCTCTTTTCCACATGGAAAAAGAGGATTTTAAGGTAAGGTATTTGGCCAATACGACATCAATCATACACACATGGTCTGTCGTCTTGTGTTTGGGTCATGTATGTTTTTGGTCGACAATAGATGAAAGTGCATTTTCAACGGGCATACTGCTGCGATATCAACTTAGAAAAACTTCCATCCACAGTCCGATGCTCTGAGTTTACCAATGGTCGGAGTGAAGCAATGCAGACTTGGGGTGTATTTCCCAATGTACTCATGATTAGGGAGCAGGGACTTTGGGTGCGAGTCTTAGCTGTACTGTtttggcctttttcttttttttcccaaaaaagaaattcctccccaaaatgttttctttttcatgatgcattatttaatttttgcaaCTTGTACTCAGGGTTGTCTTTTCATCCGAAAAGTTGATCAAATTTGAttcatttatctatttattttgcgGACCCCAAAGCTAGTGCTCATGAACAATCAATCATACATATTGCAGCGGGGCATGTCCTGCCTAAAACTGAAATGGGATTCATAAATGTGTGACGCAACGGCGGAATATCCTACCTAGAACTCAAGTAGGTGTTATTTCTTTGCAGGGGATAGAAATACAGTTTATGAGTGCtgttatattgtctgtctacattactgcaccatttgtgttcacgTTAGGCTTTACACAATCAGAATTTTGCAAAAAATTGCAAAATTACTCTATAAGATGAAAATTGAACATGTACTTCTTTTCGGTGCGTgcacgtgtgcgcgtgcgtgtgtgtgcgtgcccgtgtgtctgtgtgtatgtgtgagatcAGACAAGCGATGGCGGTCCTGAGTGTTTCACGGACCTGAAGGTGGGGGTCTTTAAGGAAATTGTCCCGATGGGATTAGACCCTGACGTCATCTCCTACCATTTGGCAGGTACGTTACagttgctaggttgccatgacaaccggCGATTTAACTGTACTGATGAAATAAAGGTGATCTGCCTTACATCTTCGGTTATAAACACCAAAATCCAATGAAATTGGAATGTTGTGTAAAATGTTCTTAAAATTTCATTACAGTGAATTGCAAATTCTTTTCAACTTATATTTAATTATGACAGAAGATGTATAATGTTCAAAAGgattaacttttttttgtgcaaatttTCTATCTTTTTCAATTTGATGCCTGCAAACCTATTCCAAAAAAAATCGTTTGTGCAGTCAGTCGGTCATTCTTTATCAAGATAATGACATTGAGAACAGGTTCTCATTTGCACTCCTGACCTGACTAATGACCACAAATGATGATACAGGGACTaagatgtatttttatttttatttggactTAAATAAAGCGGTTACAGTTAACTCGTGTCTCACTGCACAGGAAATCATCTGGAGCCTGAGGAGTTTCACAAAGAGGTGGAGGCCTTCATGACTGAAGGGAATGTGCAGAGTGACACTATTCTACTGGACTGCCGCAACTTCTATGAAAGTAAAATTGTACGTAGTGACCTCTATTTATTGATCAGGCCACTTGCACCTTTTCCTGAACACACTCTTCTACCATTAGGGTCAGTTCTTGCACTGTCTGGCCCCTGACATCCGCAAGTTTAGCTACTTCCCGGACTACGTGGACCAGAACCTGGAACTCTTTAGAGACAAAAAGGTGCTCATGTACTGCACTGGAGGCATCCGCTGTGAGCGAGGCTCCGCTTACCTCCGCTCTAAAGTGAGATTAAactttttttggttttctttttttattatttgtaattATTGAATGTCATCAGTAGGTCTGTGCCAAGCACAGGTTTGACGGTTTaccgtgattaaaaaaaaaaagtcaaggtttCAATTTCTGCTTTTTTGAGGGGATTCCTAAACGAGATTATAATAATTTGGGAAATTTAGCTCTGTTTAATTATTTTGGCTTTGTTAGTTTTCATCAGGTAATTGTTTTTCAAAAACacttgttttagtttttttcttttagttagttttagtttttcAAGTGTTAAGACTTTTTCGCTTTAACTTTACTAACACCATGATACAGCAATATTTTCGCTCAGTTAGTATCATACCGTCAAAATCATATATTGGCCGATGCGTAGTCATGAGTGAACTGACGACAAAGTAGTTGCGTGATGTTCTAACAGGAGCCAGCATCGGTGTGAATGTACACAACGATTGTAACCCACTTTATAAATGCAGATCTGATTCAGGTGTCTTTTACATTTCTGCAAAAAACAGGTTTAAATGTTTTCTAAATATTGTTGCTTTATTATGCGCGAAATTATTTTAATGATTAAGATTCATTtaattcttttttattattattgactaATATTCAAATTCATTCAAATATTCTTTTCCCCATCAAACGGGTTATTTGTTGCGCACGTGTAGTATTATAATGGTTTTACGAGTTTGTTCCAGAGGAGCAACAACAAAACTTTCTGGTATTTCACAGGTGCCCTGGCAAAGGTATGCcagtggtatttttttttttataaatattttttttctttttgcagaacGTGTGCAAAGAAGTTTATCAGCTGAAAGGTGGAATCCACAAATACCTTGAACGCTTCCCAGAAGGCTTTTACCGCGGGAAGCTCTTTGTTTTCGACGAACGCTACGCCATTTCTTCCAACAATGATGTCATCGCTGGTGAGTCGCCCGCCCCCCCAATGTCCCCCTCCAGGCCTCTATATTCTTCCGTCCCGCTTCACGACTCTTAACCTGAATCCGTCTTTAGGTTGCAGCTACTGTGGACGACCCTGGGATCGCTACCAGCTGTGCACCACGCCCTTCTGCTGCCAGCTGGTGCTTTCCTGTCCCATTTGCCGCTCGGAAGGGCACACTGCCTGCTGCCCCGGCTGCCTCAGCGGCGGCGCACGGCGCAAAGAGGAATGCGAGTGCACCGACGGACGTCCCAGGATCCCTCAAGATGTGAATAATGATGACAGCCCGCTTC is a window of Syngnathus typhle isolate RoL2023-S1 ecotype Sweden linkage group LG1, RoL_Styp_1.0, whole genome shotgun sequence DNA encoding:
- the LOC133146581 gene encoding nuclear cap-binding protein subunit 1 isoform X3, translating into MSRRRHSDSYDEGQDHKRRRTSEATDIEDSLESLICNVGEKSKSSLESNLEGLAGVLEADLPNYKNKILRILCSVARLLPEKLTVYTTLVGLLNARNYNFGGEFVEAMIRQLKETLKNNLYNEAVYLVRFLSDLVNCHVIAAPSMVAMFENFVSVMQEEDVPQVRSDWFVYVVLSCLPWVGKELYEKKDVEMDRLLSQIEGYLKRRVKTHLPMLQVWTAEKPHPQEEYLDCLWAQIQKLKKDRWQERHILRPYIAFDSVLCEALQHNLPPFTPPGHMPNAQYPMPRIIFRMFDYTDAPEGPVMPGSHSVERYVIEENLHCIMKTHWKERRTCAAQLLSYPGKNKIPLNYHIVEVIFGELFQLPSPPHIDVMYTSLLIELCKLQPGSLPQVLAQATEMLYMRLDTMNTTCIDRLINWFSHHLSNFQFRWSWDDWADCLTLDLEKPKPKFVKEVLEKSMRLSYHQRIVEIVPPTFAALIPADPIFVYKYETENASLLPGYPISIIVCNAIKNRASNEEILTILKDVPNPNQDDDDGYEGESFNPLKVDVFLQTLLHLAAKSFSHSFSALGKFHEILKNLTDSDEGKLHILKVVYQAWKNHPQMIAVLVDKMIRTQIVDCAAVANWLFSQDMAHEFTRLYIWEILHSTIRKMNKHVQKIQTELEEAKDKLEKQQNKRPRDSGDEEDMEKNSEDEEVQLEEQIEKLQEKVESAQSEQKNLFLVIFQRFIMLLTEHLVRCETGSVNVSTPWYKNCVERLQQIFLMHHVIIQQYMGTLENLLFTAELDHHILAVYQQFCALQL
- the LOC133146581 gene encoding nuclear cap-binding protein subunit 1 isoform X1, with protein sequence MSRRRHSDSYDEGQDHKRRRTSEATDIEDSLESLICNVGEKSKSSLESNLEGLAGVLEADLPNYKNKILRILCSVARLLPEKLTVYTTLVGLLNARNYNFGGEFVEAMIRQLKETLKNNLYNEAVYLVRFLSDLVNCHVIAAPSMVAMFENFVSVMQEEDVPQVRSDWFVYVVLSCLPWVGKELYEKKDVEMDRLLSQIEGYLKRRVKTHLPMLQVWTAEKPHPQEEYLDCLWAQIQKLKKDRWQERHILRPYIAFDSVLCEALQHNLPPFTPPGHMPNAQYPMPRIIFRMFDYTDAPEGPVMPGSHSVERYVIEENLHCIMKTHWKERRTCAAQLLSYPGKNKIPLNYHIVEVIFGELFQLPSPPHIDVMYTSLLIELCKLQPGSLPQVLAQATEMLYMRLDTMNTTCIDRLINWFSHHLSNFQFRWSWDDWADCLTLDLEKPKPKFVKEVLEKSMRLSYHQRIVEIVPPTFAALIPADPIFVYKYETENASLLPGYPISIIVCNAIKNRASNEEILTILKDVPNPNQDDDDGYEGESFNPLKVDVFLQTLLHLAAKSFSHSFSALGKFHEILKNLTDSDEGKLHILKVVYQAWKNHPQMIAVLVDKMIRTQIVDCAAVANWLFSQDMAHEFTRLYIWEILHSTIRKMNKHVQKIQTELEEAKDKLEKQQNKRVQPRDSGDEEDMEKNSEDEEVQLEEQIEKLQEKVESAQSEQKNLFLVIFQRFIMLLTEHLVRCETGSVNVSTPWYKNCVERLQQIFLMHHVIIQQYMGTLENLLFTAELDHHILAVYQQFCALQL